The genomic window CCTATAGGAGTCATGGCCATCGCCTATTACGGGATTGATGTGATTCCGGCACAGGGACATCGCTCGATCTTAGCCTCGGATGCTTATTCACAGTATTCGATGTTTTTCGGCGGCTTCAATAATTTGGTTCAAAATGGGGAAAGTTTGCTGTTCAACTGGTATGCCTCATTAGGATTGAATAATGTAGCATTTATGTCGTATTACTTAAATAGCCTATTCACACCGTTGTCTCTGTTTTTTGAAAATAGTCATATGGATTATTTTATGTACTACCTGACACTAGTGAAATTTGGTTGCTTAGGACTAAGTTTTTGGATTTACGCATTACAAACATTCAAACTCGACAGATGGAAACAGTTAATCATGGCTGTTAGCTATGCACTGATGAGCTTCTCTGTGGCCTATTCAGAGATCACGATGTGGTTTGATGGCTTGATGTATCTGCCCTTGGTGATTCTGGGGATCAATCGTTTGATGGACAAGAGAAAGCCGACAGTACTCTTTGTCTTTTATTTTTTATTGTTCATCTCTAATTTTTACATTGCTTTTATGATCGGTATTTTTTCCTTTCTTTACTTCTGGGCACGCCTATTTATTCGGCCACGAGTTTATAGACGCAGTGTCTGGCTATATTTGGTGACTTCGTTTGCAGCTGGTGGAGCCTCTATGCCAATCATCATCCCAACTATTCTAGATATTACCAGCAATGGGGAAAGTCTGACAGAAATCAATCGATTGTTTACCAAAACAGCGGCACCTCTGAGTATTCTTATCAAAAATATGGTTGGGGTGTACGACTCGACAAAGTACGATATGGTTCCATTTATTTATGTAGGAACATTGTCGCTTTTGCTGTGTATTTTTTTCTTTCTTACGAAGAAAATCAGTCGGAGAATCAAGCTAGCCTATGGCAGTGTACTAGGCTTCATTTTTATCAGCTTTTACATTGAGGCATTGGATTTACTGTGGCAAGGCTTGCACGCACCGAATATGTTTCTTTTTCGCTATAGTTTTACATTTTCCTTTGTTGTGTTGATGTTGGCCGGGTATGGTTGGGAGAAGTACTCGAAAGAAGATTTTTCCCAAATGGCACACATTATTGCAACGATTTTTATTCTTTTTTTGGGAGTGAAAATCTATACGAACTTTAATGAGGAACAATATGGTTATTTCTATTTAAGCAGTCTTTTCTGGAGCGCAATTGCCTTAATCAGCTTTCTCGGTCTATTTTGGTTACAGCAGAAACAGAAATTACCGCGAATAAGTAACGCATTAATGGTGGGGATCGTAGTTGTCGAACTATGGGCAAACACAACAGGACTTGTCGTAGGGATACTTAACGATTGGACATACCCTAATTATCTTGGTGTTACTAATGTTTATGATGATATAGAAACCTTGGTAGACTATACGAAAAAGGAAAATCCTGATAATTTCTATCGAATGGAAAACCTAACGCCAATTACAATGAACGATTCTTTTTTATTTGGCTATAGCGGTGTTTCCATGTTTTCCTCCATTCGTAATCGTCATTCCTCTCAGTATCTGGATAAGCTGGGTTTTCGCTCAAAGGGCACGAACTTGAATATCCTGTATGCAAATAATACGCTGCTGATGGACAGTCTTTTAGGAGTAAAATATAATCTATCGAAACAGGAAGATTCATTGAAGTTCGGCTATCAGGAGGTAAAAACTAGTGGGAAATATACCCTATTTAAGAATAACTATGTCTTGCCTTTAGGTATCTTGACAGATGATTGGATTTATCAGGATGGAGCTGTAGAAAATCAGACCAAGCTGATTAACCATCTAGCCGGACAGGATGAAAATGACTCAATGTTTACCTTTACAGATGCAGAAGTGGTTGCTAGTGAAAACACTGTATTTGATTCTAAGCACTTAGAAACGAATAATCTTGAAGTTGTTACGTATACGAGAGAAGATGAGGAGGAGCCGATGGAAATCACCTATAAAGTGGCGGTTCCTGCAAAACAGCAAGCATATTTGACTCTTTATCAAGCGGAATCGGATGGTGTGATCGGTGCCCCCAATATGAAAGCCGAGGTTAATGGAACGACGCACTCCTGGATGTTCGGCAGAGTAGGCCAATACATTTCTTTAGGATACTATGAAGAGGCTCAGACGGTACAGGTGAAGGTGACCTTTACGTATTCAAAAGAATCAGATAAAGAAAAATCAATGATTCTGTTAAAACCTGATGTTGCGTTGATGGATACAGATCAATTTGTGTCAACGGTAGAAAAGATACAGAAAAAAGGAGTAGAGATCGATGTTAAAGGACGCAAAGCCTCTACCTCCGTTGCGTTGAAAGAAGATCAAATTTTGATGACGACGATTCCATACGATAAAGGCTGGAAAGCCTACGTGGATGGGAAAGAGGTAGCGATTCCAACCTTTAAGGATGCGTTTTTGACTATTCCGTTGACTGCCGGGAAATATACGGTTGAACTGGTGTACTTCCCTTATGGGATGAGGCTGGGGCTCTGGATTGCTGGTGGCAGTATTCTGCTATTTGGTGCTATAGTGTTCTGGTTGAAGAAAAAACGACAGGATGAGCCGCAACTGATTATGGATATAGCTGAGGAACATAAGGCAAGCAATCCAGGGGATAAGCAGCATGGTTCAGGTGAAAAACAAGAGAGAGCTATCGAACGTCTGATCGATCAAAACGATGTATCTAAAGAAGAAGCATCGGAAAAAACAGAACAACAAAAATCGCTGCTAACAGAGTTTACTTTTTCTCGGGGAGAGGATGAGTCAATCTCATTTAAACTATCTACAAGTGAAATAAAAGAAAAGAGATCGATGGAAGAACAACCTTTAGATGACGGAAAAGATACAGATGCATAGGTAAAATACAAAAGACTTGGTTCATTTGGAATGCCCACAATTAATAGTTTAAAATACTCATTTTTTGAGTGGACAAGTATAACTCCTTCTTTTGAACGATTATCTTTCTACTGTGGCTCTTTTTTTCACTCCGTCAACATGCTAGAATAAAAAGGTAGAGTAAAAATGACAGAGATGATAGCGCATGCGATCGTCCAGATCGATCTGATGGTGAGTCACCATCGGAGAGGAATAAGGGATTATATTCACTGTAAGCTGATCAATGTACGCCCGCACATTTCATGTGCTTCCGCCTTCGGCTTTGTACATCTCACAACTTACAGTATCGAATTTTTGTGTCGTCTCTGTCGTTCTTGCTTATTCGAGCATAAGGAAGCATGGAGTAGGAGACTGCTTATGAGTAGGGATATATGGAAATATATAACAGTAGAACAATGTAATGAGTTCTTGTTGTCATTTCAACTGTTGGGTGAAACAACGCTTTCGAATAAGGAACAAATTACTTGTTTATACAGCCTCAGCAATACTCTTGAAAAACATTATGAACAATATACACTAGTGAAAAGTAATGGTGGGACAAGAAAAATCACGAAGCCGGATGAGCGCTTGAAACTGGTTCAGAAAAATATTTTAGCCAATATCTTGTCCCAACGAAGTGTGTCAATCTATGCGACTGCTTATCAAAAAGGCGTTGGATTGATTATGAACGCACAGCCGCATACGGAGAAACAACAGATTTTGAAACTGGATATTGAAGATTTTTTTGATAGTATTTCTTTTTCGCAGGTCTATGCGTATGGGTTTCCTCGTAGCTATTTTCCAAAAGCTACAGCAGGATTATTAACCAATCTCTGTTGCTACAATCATTGCTTGCCTCAAGGAGCGCCGACCTCTCCGATGATTTCCAATCTAGTTTTAAGAAGCTTTGATGATTCTATTGGTCAGTGGTGTGTGGAAAAAGGAATCAGCTACACTCGCTTTTGCGATGATATGACATTTTCCGGTACATTTGATGCTACAACAGTGAAAAATAAGGTACAGGCCTTTTTAGTTGAGCTCGGATTTTCGCTCAATAAAAAGAAAACTAGAGTGATTTCCAAGCATGAACAACAAACAGTAACCGGGATTGTAGTAAATGAGAAATCTCAAGCGCCAAGAACCTATCGAAAACAGCTGCGCCAAGAAATCTATTATTGCATGAAGTTTGGTGTTTCTTCACATATAGCACGTAAAACGGCTGTTGCTCCGCACTTGATTGAGCAGAGAACGATTGAAAATTATCTGCTTTCGCTATTGAGTAAGACCAATTTTATTTTGCAGATCAATCCTTTGGACGAAGAATTTCTACAGGCTAGAACACAGCTGAAAGTTCTCTTGACTGAACATCGTCAAGTATACAGATAAATAAATGTATAAAGAAAAATGAGAAGTGGTTGAACCATTTCGTGAACTATAAAAATCAAAAACAGGCCTACCAATCATGTGCAAACGATTGGTGGGCCTGTTTTATTTTGGGAAAGCAATTCCAAACTGCTAAGCCCAAGTAAGCTTTCGCTTTAGAATGTATAAGCTAAAACACTGAGCACGACAAGTGTAAAGAAAATGGTGCCGATCATCATAAGTTCAAATTTTTCTACTGTTTCTTTTTTAGAATGTGATTGCTCATCAATGAATGTAAGCTCAGGAAAGGTAACAGATAGATACTTTTTGAAAGGTTGCGTGTAGGGAGTGAGTGCGACAATGACCTCACTACTATTTTCCTCTAAAAGCTCTTTGATCTCTTGAAAAGAAACGATTTCCCAGGAAATATCTTTCCTTGATTCTGTGACGTGTCGAAGCAGGTCGTCCGACAGAGTGGCTTCGTGAGTTGTTGTCAGTTGACTTGATAGTTGGAAATCAATTTTGTCCATGCTTGTTAGAACATAACCCTTCATAAGATACCTCCTTTTATGTGAAGCTTGTCGAAGTAGCTACTGCGAAAATAAGTACGATAAGAATGACAACCGTGTAGAGTATTTTTTCAGATACAGCTTCTAGCTTTTTCATGTATAGTGCGTAAATACCCAGAATCAGCAGTGAAAGAACCGCATAAAAAATGACCACTCCATTGTTGTTTATTTTATGAAAAATAGCGAAGATCACAGTGGTTAATGAAACGATAAATAGAACAACTGTGCTGTTTCTGGCGTATTTTTGCCTCTGTTGATTTGCTTCTTTTTGCATCGTAGAATCAATTGCTTTTTTGAGAATCAACTGCTCTAAAGGAATCTTGTATAACTCGCTTAACATAATCAAATTGGAAATATCTGGAAAAGTCTTATTATTTTCCCACTGTGAAATTGCTTGACGAGAAACGAAAATTTTATTGGCTAATTGCTCTTGTGTCAGGTGATGCTCTTCTCGTTTTGTTTTTAAATGAGCACCAATATCCATTGTGTCCATCTTTGTCCTCTTCTCTTTTTCAAATTTTCCACACCCTTATTCTAAAATAAATACTAAGAAAAGCAAAGAAAGTATGGCTTTCTTCCTTGGTGTTAGTAGGTTTCTTGAACAATTGAAAGAATTGGATTGATGATACACTTCTCTATTTAAGAAAGGATAATGAGTACGATGGACCCTGTGAAGTTAGTTTTAATCGTAAAATGAGACTGGCAAAGTAGCTGATTGTATATCAACTTGCCTGTCGAATACGATAATCTCGCCCACTGAGTTATCACTGTATCTGAAACGTTCGGAGTTATCTAAATAGTTTTAAATGTAATCTATATTATTTGGTTGTTCACAATCACAGTAGCCGACTTTTCAGTGGGATGAAAAGCATTTTATTTATTGCCTTAATAGAGTCTGAAATCGAGCTGAATGAAAAAGATAAAATAACTGTTGAATCTAATTTTTTGATATCAGAAGGTTATTTAATACACAAGGGAAATCGCTATTGTTGCATCTGTAATTACATGATTTTTTCAGTTTCAATAGAACACTTATAAAAAGAAATACAATACAAATATCCTGTATTTATTAAGAAGAGATAAAGAAAGGATTAAGGAAAGGTAAAGGTTTTATTTTATTTACTCAGCCGTTTTTTAACGAGATGAAATGGCTGCGGCCGACTGTTATGATGATCAATAAAAATAACATGAATTATTTTTTTCGAGTACTAGTCATCGGCTTAATATTTGGACGGTTGACTTCTTTTTGCTAACACTTTATAGTCGTGAAGAATTGAATGACTTGTTAGGTGAGGCTCCTATACAAACACAGGCTGCTGCTCAGATTTGTCGAAAGACAGTAATGGGTAGAACAGGGATTGCCGAATTAAGGCTTTTCAAAAAGCAGCTAAAAGCACCGCTTTTTACGTTGTATAGTGCTAAAACTCAACGAAGAGAAAACTGAACGTAGCTGAAGACGGTATAGAACTGTCTATTCAGCCATGCCTTCATTTCCCAGCACTTTCGTTGATCCTTTATGACGAAAGTGATTTTTTATTTTTGCAGAGGATTTTTGAATAGAAGAAGGGGATGGAACAAAAGTGTGTAATTTCCCTCGCCTGGTTTATCAGAAGAAACGGGTCTTGTTAATGCCGAAAACAAGTTTTTCATTCAACGGAACGTTCATAAATAATTGGAAAGAGAGGAAGTTAGAAATGAAGAAAAGATGGCAATGGCTGATTGTTTGTCTACTTTCCCTGTTTTTGGCTGCTGTACTATTTTTTTGTTACTCTGTCATTAATTTTCATAAAGGAAAAAAACAGTCTCAGCTACAAGTAAATACCAAGAAGAATGAATCCTTTTTAGGGGATGAACGCTCAGAAACCGGAGAAATCACTGTTTTACTGATCGGAGATGATGGTCGGGAGGATGATGAAGATGGTGGGAGATCGGATACATTAATGGTGCTCAATTATGATACAACAAAGAAGGAGCCAAAGGTCATCTCAATCATGAGGGATGTATACGTGAATATACCCGGAGTTGGCATGGACAAAATCAATGCTGCGTATGCTTATGGAGGAGCAGCATTGACAAAGGAGGTCATAAACGATTCTTTTGGGCTGCCAATCAATTATTACGCAGCGATAGATTTCAAGATATTTAACCAACTGATTGATGATTTTTTCTCCGAGGGAGTCCAAATTGATGCTGAAACATCATTTGAACTAGATGGTGTAGAAATAAATCAGGGAGAGCAGCTTATGGATGGTTATAGCTTGCTGCAGTATGCCAGATTTCGTATGGATGGTGAAGGAGATTTTGGCAGAGTACGGCGTCAGCAGCAGGTTGCAGACAGCTTGATCAAGCAAGCAAAAAGCGGACTGCCGATTGCAAGATTGCCTCGTTTGCTGGGAGCAGCAATTGGATATGTCGATACCGATCTTCCTTATGATGTTTTATTGGATGTTGGGAAGAATTTCCTGTTTGGACAGATTGGAGAGCTTCAGACTTTATTAGTACCGGTGGAAGGCAGCTGGATGTTCAACGATTACACACCGTCCGGCAGTGTCTTGGAGATTGATACAGTAGAAAATCAATTAGCAATAGAGACCTTTTTGCGTGTCGGAGAAGCACCATGAAGCAGCTGACAAAAAGAGTCTATTTGGATTGGTATTTGTTTCTACCCTATTTCGTTTTATGCGTGGTGGGAATTCTTTTAGTGTATAGTGCAAGTTCTTATCAGTTGATGCTTAATGAGTTGAGCATAGGAAGCAAGGGGTGGAAGCAGCTTTCTTCTTTTATTATTAGTATGATCTGTTTATTTTGTGTTTATCGAGTGAAACTATCGATTTTTAGAAGCAAAGGCTTTCTTTTTTTATTGATGATTCTAACTATTTTTCTTTTGATTTTTACTTTAAGCAAAGGAGTAACCGCCGGTGGAGCTGTTCGCTGGATAGATCTGGGATTCATGATTTTTCAACCATCAGAGCTGGTCTCACTGACATTACTTCTCTATTTGAGTAGAGTTACGTCCAATCGTCCGGCAGACTGGCCATTTTCATTTCACTATTATAAAAAAGCAATCGTTCTTTGCTTGCTTCTTATTGTTTTGGTAAGTTTGCAACCTAATCTTGCCGCTGGAGCGATGATTTTTATACTAGTTTTATTTATGCTACTTGCAAGCGGCTTGTCTCCATATTTTACTATTCTTCCAATCGTTGGTTTCATTGGTGTTAGAGAAGGGCTAAGTCGCTTGTTGTTAAGCGGATCAGTTGACTGGCTGCCAGATAAATTTGCTTATCTGGTCACGCGCTTCAAGGTAATGGAAAATCCGTTTATCGATCCAACAGGAATTGGG from Enterococcus sp. 9E7_DIV0242 includes these protein-coding regions:
- a CDS encoding YfhO family protein codes for the protein MKSKMIEFIKQKGLLYGLFSFLIPIGVMAIAYYGIDVIPAQGHRSILASDAYSQYSMFFGGFNNLVQNGESLLFNWYASLGLNNVAFMSYYLNSLFTPLSLFFENSHMDYFMYYLTLVKFGCLGLSFWIYALQTFKLDRWKQLIMAVSYALMSFSVAYSEITMWFDGLMYLPLVILGINRLMDKRKPTVLFVFYFLLFISNFYIAFMIGIFSFLYFWARLFIRPRVYRRSVWLYLVTSFAAGGASMPIIIPTILDITSNGESLTEINRLFTKTAAPLSILIKNMVGVYDSTKYDMVPFIYVGTLSLLLCIFFFLTKKISRRIKLAYGSVLGFIFISFYIEALDLLWQGLHAPNMFLFRYSFTFSFVVLMLAGYGWEKYSKEDFSQMAHIIATIFILFLGVKIYTNFNEEQYGYFYLSSLFWSAIALISFLGLFWLQQKQKLPRISNALMVGIVVVELWANTTGLVVGILNDWTYPNYLGVTNVYDDIETLVDYTKKENPDNFYRMENLTPITMNDSFLFGYSGVSMFSSIRNRHSSQYLDKLGFRSKGTNLNILYANNTLLMDSLLGVKYNLSKQEDSLKFGYQEVKTSGKYTLFKNNYVLPLGILTDDWIYQDGAVENQTKLINHLAGQDENDSMFTFTDAEVVASENTVFDSKHLETNNLEVVTYTREDEEEPMEITYKVAVPAKQQAYLTLYQAESDGVIGAPNMKAEVNGTTHSWMFGRVGQYISLGYYEEAQTVQVKVTFTYSKESDKEKSMILLKPDVALMDTDQFVSTVEKIQKKGVEIDVKGRKASTSVALKEDQILMTTIPYDKGWKAYVDGKEVAIPTFKDAFLTIPLTAGKYTVELVYFPYGMRLGLWIAGGSILLFGAIVFWLKKKRQDEPQLIMDIAEEHKASNPGDKQHGSGEKQERAIERLIDQNDVSKEEASEKTEQQKSLLTEFTFSRGEDESISFKLSTSEIKEKRSMEEQPLDDGKDTDA
- a CDS encoding reverse transcriptase family protein; the encoded protein is MSRDIWKYITVEQCNEFLLSFQLLGETTLSNKEQITCLYSLSNTLEKHYEQYTLVKSNGGTRKITKPDERLKLVQKNILANILSQRSVSIYATAYQKGVGLIMNAQPHTEKQQILKLDIEDFFDSISFSQVYAYGFPRSYFPKATAGLLTNLCCYNHCLPQGAPTSPMISNLVLRSFDDSIGQWCVEKGISYTRFCDDMTFSGTFDATTVKNKVQAFLVELGFSLNKKKTRVISKHEQQTVTGIVVNEKSQAPRTYRKQLRQEIYYCMKFGVSSHIARKTAVAPHLIEQRTIENYLLSLLSKTNFILQINPLDEEFLQARTQLKVLLTEHRQVYR
- a CDS encoding helix-turn-helix domain-containing protein encodes the protein MDTMDIGAHLKTKREEHHLTQEQLANKIFVSRQAISQWENNKTFPDISNLIMLSELYKIPLEQLILKKAIDSTMQKEANQQRQKYARNSTVVLFIVSLTTVIFAIFHKINNNGVVIFYAVLSLLILGIYALYMKKLEAVSEKILYTVVILIVLIFAVATSTSFT
- a CDS encoding LCP family protein — encoded protein: MKKRWQWLIVCLLSLFLAAVLFFCYSVINFHKGKKQSQLQVNTKKNESFLGDERSETGEITVLLIGDDGREDDEDGGRSDTLMVLNYDTTKKEPKVISIMRDVYVNIPGVGMDKINAAYAYGGAALTKEVINDSFGLPINYYAAIDFKIFNQLIDDFFSEGVQIDAETSFELDGVEINQGEQLMDGYSLLQYARFRMDGEGDFGRVRRQQQVADSLIKQAKSGLPIARLPRLLGAAIGYVDTDLPYDVLLDVGKNFLFGQIGELQTLLVPVEGSWMFNDYTPSGSVLEIDTVENQLAIETFLRVGEAP
- a CDS encoding FtsW/RodA/SpoVE family cell cycle protein, with protein sequence MKQLTKRVYLDWYLFLPYFVLCVVGILLVYSASSYQLMLNELSIGSKGWKQLSSFIISMICLFCVYRVKLSIFRSKGFLFLLMILTIFLLIFTLSKGVTAGGAVRWIDLGFMIFQPSELVSLTLLLYLSRVTSNRPADWPFSFHYYKKAIVLCLLLIVLVSLQPNLAAGAMIFILVLFMLLASGLSPYFTILPIVGFIGVREGLSRLLLSGSVDWLPDKFAYLVTRFKVMENPFIDPTGIGHQSASAYYAIYNGGLFGRGLGNGIQKKGFLPASDTDYIFATAIEELGLLGGLLLLFLVFFMIIRLYQLSIRSKNLYNSQLFLGCGTILLLQVAVNVGSLLGYIPLTGVTFPFLSYGGSSLLILSITLGLALNARATELREEGLKRKGGKRDEKRAK